The Citrifermentans bemidjiense Bem genome window below encodes:
- a CDS encoding bacteriohemerythrin has protein sequence MSLFSRVLTINFIAVAATIGAAVAFGSGVGLFAVGAVIILLCAVACGLSSRGETKALEEMAIALESAAAGNLSYRVTAAGNGEIGRIGSAFNTMMGDWNKTMHQFFTVTDLVRDSVALVSATNDAMAAAAEDVALQASTIATASEEMSATSGDIARNCLYAAENAHRATEETTSGAEIVSNSARLMENIAQRVMATSSSVAGLGERSDQIGAIAGTIEDIADQTNLLALNAAIEAARAGETGRGFAVVADEVRALAERTTRATKEIDAMIKSIQTETRAAVGSMGEGVEQVNQGTAETCRSGEALNGILKMINDLTMQLSQIATAAEEQTATTHEITSNIQMITSVVNSNVESARDTRAATGKLVQQVDELHQLVSHFQLSDAMVWDQSFATNIGTFDDQHKKLFAMVNELNQAMQHKRSKEAIGSVLNRLIEYTGSHFAAEEEAFRKSGYPEEEAHVRAHRDLVQQVVALQQKFNAGETLLTHDVIEFLQNWLVKHIKGTDVRYTSHLTKAGVR, from the coding sequence ATGTCCTTATTCTCTCGCGTCTTAACGATCAACTTCATTGCTGTCGCAGCCACGATTGGCGCTGCCGTTGCCTTCGGCAGCGGGGTTGGTCTGTTCGCCGTCGGCGCCGTGATAATCCTCCTATGCGCCGTAGCCTGCGGCCTGTCGTCACGTGGGGAAACCAAGGCGCTGGAGGAAATGGCCATCGCGCTGGAAAGCGCCGCGGCGGGCAACCTTTCCTACCGGGTGACCGCCGCCGGCAACGGCGAGATAGGACGCATAGGGTCCGCATTCAACACCATGATGGGCGACTGGAACAAGACCATGCACCAGTTCTTCACCGTCACCGATCTGGTACGCGATTCCGTCGCCCTGGTGAGCGCGACGAACGACGCCATGGCTGCCGCGGCCGAGGACGTCGCGCTGCAGGCCTCCACCATAGCTACCGCCAGTGAAGAAATGTCCGCCACCTCCGGCGACATTGCGCGCAACTGCCTCTACGCCGCCGAGAACGCCCACAGGGCCACCGAGGAGACCACCTCCGGCGCCGAGATCGTCAGCAACAGCGCAAGGCTCATGGAGAACATCGCCCAGCGCGTCATGGCCACCTCCAGTTCCGTCGCAGGGTTGGGCGAGCGTTCCGACCAGATCGGCGCCATAGCCGGGACCATCGAGGACATCGCCGACCAGACGAACCTTTTGGCCCTGAACGCGGCCATCGAGGCCGCCCGCGCCGGCGAGACCGGCCGCGGCTTCGCCGTCGTCGCCGACGAAGTGCGCGCCCTGGCGGAGCGGACCACCCGCGCCACCAAGGAGATCGACGCCATGATCAAGTCGATCCAGACCGAGACCAGAGCCGCCGTCGGCTCCATGGGAGAAGGGGTCGAGCAGGTGAACCAGGGAACCGCCGAAACCTGCCGCTCCGGCGAGGCGCTGAACGGCATCCTCAAGATGATCAACGACCTGACCATGCAGCTCTCCCAGATCGCCACCGCGGCGGAGGAGCAGACGGCTACCACCCACGAGATCACCAGCAACATCCAGATGATTACCAGCGTGGTCAACAGCAACGTGGAAAGCGCCCGCGACACCAGGGCCGCCACCGGCAAGCTGGTCCAGCAGGTGGACGAACTGCACCAATTGGTGTCGCACTTCCAGCTCTCCGACGCCATGGTCTGGGACCAGAGTTTCGCCACCAACATCGGCACGTTCGACGATCAGCACAAGAAGCTCTTCGCCATGGTGAACGAACTGAACCAGGCCATGCAGCACAAGCGGAGCAAGGAAGCGATCGGCTCGGTCTTGAACCGCCTGATCGAATACACCGGCAGCCACTTCGCCGCCGAGGAAGAGGCCTTCCGCAAGAGCGGCTATCCCGAGGAAGAGGCCCACGTCAGGGCGCACCGGGACCTGGTGCAGCAGGTTGTGGCGCT
- a CDS encoding SCO family protein: protein MPVLVLLFWGTAAAHVEGPQPLSSFSSAGANAQPLGLTERLGGRIPLDLTFRDETGRERRLSELITGPTIILPVYYSCTNVCNYMQEGLARVLPEIKLVPGKDYRVLSLSFDERETPERAARSKRMYETVMRGKFPAGNWTFLTGDAASIHKLTDAAGFQFRRQGNDFVHPVASFVVAGDGMIVRYLYGTQFLAKDVTLALIEARQGRVGATISKMVSYCFSFDPKSKSYEFNLLRVSATVIIACVLAFAVFLVFGGKKPPAGKGQ, encoded by the coding sequence GTGCCGGTTTTGGTGCTGCTTTTTTGGGGCACCGCAGCGGCGCATGTGGAAGGGCCCCAGCCGCTTAGCTCCTTTTCCTCCGCCGGCGCCAATGCCCAACCGCTCGGGCTCACCGAGAGGCTGGGCGGCCGTATACCTCTCGATTTGACCTTCCGGGACGAGACGGGGCGCGAACGGCGCCTGTCGGAACTCATCACCGGGCCAACCATCATCCTTCCCGTCTATTATTCATGCACCAACGTTTGCAACTATATGCAGGAAGGTTTGGCCAGGGTGCTCCCGGAGATCAAGCTGGTCCCGGGAAAGGACTACCGGGTCCTGTCGTTGAGCTTCGACGAGCGCGAGACGCCGGAGCGGGCGGCACGCTCCAAGCGGATGTACGAGACGGTGATGCGCGGGAAATTCCCCGCCGGCAACTGGACCTTCCTGACCGGCGACGCGGCGAGCATCCACAAGCTCACCGATGCGGCCGGATTCCAGTTCCGGCGCCAGGGGAACGATTTCGTGCATCCAGTGGCGAGCTTCGTGGTGGCTGGCGACGGCATGATCGTCCGTTACCTCTACGGCACCCAATTCCTGGCCAAGGACGTCACCCTTGCCCTGATCGAGGCTCGCCAGGGGAGGGTCGGCGCCACCATCAGCAAGATGGTGAGTTACTGCTTCAGCTTCGATCCCAAGAGCAAAAGCTACGAATTCAACCTGTTGCGGGTGAGCGCCACGGTGATCATCGCCTGCGTGCTCGCATTCGCCGTCTTCCTCGTTTTCGGAGGCAAAAAACCGCCGGCGGGTAAAGGGCAGTAA
- the ctaD gene encoding cytochrome c oxidase subunit I produces MSQDTAMAQGGFWRDTRRSGIGSWIFSTDHKRIGMMYLYCVLSFFLVGVVLGFLIRLELIAPGPTIVTAQTYNALFTVHGVVMIFLFIIPGIPASFGNLVLPIQLGARDVAFPRVNLLSWWLYAIGAVIVLVSLFTGGGAPDTGWTFYVPFSARTSTNVSLAVFGVFVLGFSSILTGINFITTIHRMRAPGMTWTRIPLFTWSLYATAWVQVLATPIIAITLLLVVTERILGLGLFDPNRGGDPVMYQHMFWIYSHPAVYIMILPGMGVISDIIPVFSRKPIFGYKMIAFSSLAIAAAGSAVWGHHMYTSGMSDLGVLVFSFLTFIVAIPSAIKVFNWVSTMYKGSISLEAPMLFALSFILLFSIGGLSGLILGAAATDIHVHDTHFVVGHFRYVMFGGTGFAFFAAAHYWLPKYYGRRYKEKPAIVGWILMFVGFNVMYFTMQVLGMEGMPRRYYDYLPEFTRLNVVATVGSWILVAGIVIVVWNLWRGLFRGEPFTGNPWGGATLEWSIATPPPTENFDEDPVVTHGPYEFKGAGIP; encoded by the coding sequence ATGAGTCAAGATACGGCAATGGCGCAGGGCGGTTTCTGGCGGGATACCAGGAGGAGCGGGATAGGCTCCTGGATCTTCTCAACCGACCACAAGCGGATAGGGATGATGTACCTCTACTGCGTACTGAGCTTCTTCCTGGTCGGGGTCGTCCTCGGGTTCCTGATCCGGCTGGAGCTGATCGCGCCCGGCCCGACCATCGTCACCGCCCAGACCTACAACGCCCTCTTTACGGTGCACGGGGTGGTGATGATCTTTCTCTTCATCATCCCGGGGATACCGGCCTCCTTCGGCAACCTGGTGCTCCCCATCCAGTTGGGCGCCCGCGACGTCGCCTTTCCCAGGGTGAATCTTTTATCCTGGTGGCTCTACGCCATCGGCGCCGTCATCGTGCTGGTTTCCCTCTTCACAGGCGGAGGCGCGCCCGACACCGGGTGGACCTTCTACGTCCCCTTCAGCGCCAGGACCAGCACCAACGTCTCCCTGGCTGTCTTCGGCGTATTCGTCCTCGGCTTTTCCTCCATCCTCACCGGGATCAACTTCATCACCACCATCCACCGCATGCGCGCACCGGGGATGACCTGGACCCGGATCCCGCTATTCACCTGGAGCCTATACGCGACAGCCTGGGTGCAGGTGCTCGCCACCCCGATCATCGCCATCACGCTCCTATTGGTGGTGACCGAGCGGATCCTGGGCCTCGGGCTTTTCGACCCCAACCGCGGCGGGGACCCGGTAATGTACCAGCACATGTTCTGGATCTACTCGCACCCCGCCGTGTACATCATGATCCTGCCGGGCATGGGGGTGATCTCGGACATCATCCCGGTCTTCTCCAGAAAGCCCATCTTCGGCTACAAGATGATCGCCTTTTCCAGCCTCGCCATCGCCGCGGCCGGCTCCGCCGTCTGGGGGCACCACATGTACACCTCGGGGATGAGCGACCTGGGCGTACTAGTCTTCTCGTTCCTGACCTTCATCGTGGCGATCCCCTCGGCCATCAAGGTGTTCAACTGGGTCTCCACCATGTACAAGGGCTCCATCTCGCTTGAGGCCCCCATGCTCTTCGCGCTCTCCTTCATCCTGCTTTTCTCCATCGGCGGCTTGTCCGGGCTGATCCTCGGCGCCGCCGCCACCGACATCCACGTGCACGACACCCATTTCGTGGTCGGGCATTTCCGCTACGTCATGTTCGGCGGCACCGGTTTCGCCTTCTTCGCGGCGGCGCATTACTGGCTCCCCAAATACTACGGGCGCAGATATAAGGAAAAGCCCGCCATCGTCGGCTGGATCCTCATGTTCGTAGGCTTCAACGTCATGTACTTCACCATGCAGGTGCTGGGGATGGAGGGGATGCCCAGGCGTTATTACGACTACCTCCCGGAATTCACCCGGCTGAACGTCGTCGCCACCGTCGGGAGCTGGATCCTGGTGGCCGGAATCGTCATAGTGGTCTGGAACCTCTGGCGCGGCCTGTTCAGGGGCGAGCCGTTCACCGGCAACCCCTGGGGAGGCGCGACGCTTGAGTGGAGCATCGCGACGCCTCCTCCCACCGAAAATTTTGATGAGGACCCGGTGGTGACCCACGGGCCGTACGAGTTCAAGGGGGCAGGCATTCCATGA
- a CDS encoding cytochrome c oxidase subunit 3 family protein, protein MSHAEKDSFGAKLGMWLFLFTEMLLFGGVFILYSVYLTRYPKEFGLGGHQLDLVFGATNTVVLLTSSLFAAMSVTAIKRGAKQLTLGLLSGTIGCALIFLFIKYLEWSAKFHHGIYPNSPKLIAGPPGESIFFSLYYLTTGLHGIHVIIGGILMTWTAVMVQKGMLNSADNVTLENVTLYWHLVDLVWIFIFPLYYLIL, encoded by the coding sequence ATGAGTCATGCGGAAAAGGACAGTTTTGGTGCAAAGCTCGGCATGTGGTTGTTCCTGTTCACAGAGATGCTTCTCTTTGGCGGGGTCTTCATCCTCTACTCGGTCTACCTGACCCGGTACCCGAAGGAGTTCGGCCTGGGGGGGCACCAGCTGGACCTGGTCTTTGGCGCGACCAACACGGTGGTGCTTCTGACCAGCTCACTCTTCGCCGCCATGTCGGTCACCGCCATCAAGCGGGGGGCGAAGCAGCTCACCTTGGGGCTTCTCTCCGGCACCATCGGCTGCGCGCTCATCTTCTTGTTCATCAAGTACCTGGAGTGGAGCGCCAAATTCCATCACGGCATCTATCCGAACTCCCCCAAGCTGATCGCGGGGCCGCCGGGAGAATCGATCTTCTTCAGCCTGTACTACCTCACCACCGGGCTGCACGGGATCCATGTCATCATCGGCGGGATCCTGATGACCTGGACAGCAGTCATGGTGCAAAAGGGAATGCTCAACAGCGCTGACAACGTCACCCTGGAAAACGTGACACTGTACTGGCATCTGGTTGACTTGGTCTGGATCTTCATCTTCCCGCTCTACTACTTGATTCTTTAG
- a CDS encoding cytochrome C oxidase subunit IV family protein produces MEHTEHILSYGKLTAVWVALLVLTAATIMVTRFELGVWKVWAALAIASVKSGLVIAFFMHMKYEPRLFRIILFVALFTLAGFIGGTFFDVLYR; encoded by the coding sequence GTGGAACATACGGAACATATCCTGAGTTACGGGAAGCTGACAGCGGTCTGGGTGGCGCTGCTGGTCCTTACCGCCGCCACTATCATGGTCACACGGTTCGAGCTGGGGGTCTGGAAGGTCTGGGCGGCGCTCGCCATCGCCAGCGTCAAGTCCGGCCTGGTGATCGCCTTCTTCATGCACATGAAGTACGAGCCGCGGCTATTCCGCATCATCCTGTTCGTGGCCCTCTTCACCCTGGCCGGATTCATCGGGGGCACCTTTTTCGACGTACTCTACCGTTAG
- the coxB gene encoding cytochrome c oxidase subunit II encodes MENQLITSTQQAVDPVFTFLFGACLVLLLGITATMVYFVVRYRRSKNPEPTSQVSGSPLLEVVWTVLPTILVMGMFYYGWTSYLSLRTVPKNAMQVKAEARMWSWNFVYDNGKQSGKLYVPVGRAVQVNLESKDVVHGFYVPAFKIKRDVVPGMKNHVWFVATSPGTYDLFCSQYCGTGHSAMITTVEALPPAQFAAWLQQTAAGGAAQGQALLEKYGCLGCHSLDGTRKVGPTFKGLYGSQVKVEREKKEETVTADDVYLRESILNPAAAIVDDYPAVMPPSTMPEADLKAVIEYLKGLK; translated from the coding sequence GTGGAAAATCAGCTAATTACATCGACGCAACAAGCCGTAGACCCGGTATTCACCTTCCTCTTTGGCGCCTGCCTGGTGCTGCTTTTGGGGATCACCGCGACCATGGTTTATTTCGTGGTCCGCTACCGCCGCTCCAAGAACCCGGAGCCGACCTCGCAGGTCTCGGGGAGTCCGCTTCTGGAGGTGGTCTGGACCGTCCTCCCCACCATCCTGGTGATGGGGATGTTCTACTACGGCTGGACTAGCTATCTGTCGCTCAGGACGGTGCCGAAAAACGCGATGCAGGTTAAGGCCGAGGCGAGGATGTGGTCCTGGAACTTCGTCTACGACAACGGCAAGCAAAGCGGCAAGCTCTACGTCCCGGTAGGGAGGGCGGTACAGGTGAACCTTGAGTCGAAGGACGTGGTGCACGGCTTCTACGTCCCCGCCTTCAAGATCAAGCGGGACGTGGTCCCGGGTATGAAGAACCACGTCTGGTTCGTGGCGACGAGCCCAGGCACCTACGACCTCTTCTGTTCGCAGTACTGCGGCACCGGCCACTCCGCCATGATCACCACGGTCGAAGCCCTCCCCCCGGCGCAGTTTGCCGCCTGGCTGCAGCAGACAGCCGCAGGGGGCGCGGCTCAGGGACAGGCGCTTTTGGAAAAATACGGCTGCCTCGGCTGCCACTCGCTGGACGGTACCAGGAAAGTCGGGCCCACCTTCAAGGGGCTCTACGGAAGCCAGGTCAAGGTCGAAAGGGAAAAGAAAGAGGAAACGGTCACAGCTGATGACGTCTACCTGCGCGAATCCATACTCAATCCCGCGGCCGCCATCGTGGACGACTACCCCGCGGTGATGCCCCCCTCCACCATGCCTGAGGCGGATTTGAAGGCGGTGATCGAGTACCTGAAGGGGTTGAAGTGA
- a CDS encoding UbiA family prenyltransferase, which produces MNGAAAAAGYLLFPSPAQRPTLLAVFLGVALLAAAGSALNQVMERDLDALMRRTCDRPLPTGKLTPAAALLAGLAALSAGAALLSLVAGTVPAAVSLFTLLWYLALYTPLKRVSSLALLVGGLCGCGAPLVGWSAAGGGIGEFPVILLAGVIYLWQVPHFWQLQRKHADDYRRAGFPVFTPPAGADGCAPLCRLWMAAMVAGTLMLPLFGVVRATPLICTILLPVPLLFWSRKRWEPFAGLVLHCYPLLVTLAIFGAK; this is translated from the coding sequence ATGAACGGGGCCGCTGCGGCGGCGGGTTACCTGCTCTTCCCCTCTCCGGCCCAGCGCCCTACCCTCTTGGCCGTCTTCCTGGGTGTGGCGCTTTTGGCCGCGGCAGGCTCCGCGCTGAACCAGGTCATGGAGCGGGACCTCGATGCGCTTATGCGGCGCACCTGCGACCGCCCTCTTCCCACCGGAAAACTCACACCGGCCGCCGCCCTCCTGGCGGGACTCGCTGCGCTTTCGGCAGGCGCCGCCCTTCTTTCCCTCGTGGCCGGTACGGTTCCGGCCGCCGTCTCTCTTTTCACCCTCCTCTGGTACCTGGCGCTGTACACCCCCCTGAAGCGGGTCAGTTCGCTGGCGCTTCTGGTCGGAGGGTTGTGCGGGTGCGGCGCGCCGCTGGTCGGGTGGAGCGCCGCCGGCGGGGGAATCGGGGAGTTTCCGGTCATCCTGCTGGCCGGGGTCATTTACCTCTGGCAGGTGCCGCATTTCTGGCAGTTGCAGCGAAAACATGCCGACGACTATCGGCGCGCAGGTTTCCCCGTCTTCACGCCTCCCGCCGGCGCCGACGGTTGCGCGCCGCTTTGCCGGCTCTGGATGGCGGCCATGGTCGCCGGGACCTTGATGCTTCCGCTCTTCGGCGTCGTCCGGGCCACGCCCCTTATCTGCACCATACTGCTGCCGGTACCCCTCCTGTTCTGGTCCAGGAAGCGTTGGGAACCCTTCGCCGGTTTGGTGCTTCATTGCTACCCGCTACTGGTCACCCTTGCTATATTCGGTGCTAAATGA
- a CDS encoding glycine C-acetyltransferase, translated as MSEKFEWINEEMEALKQQGLKTHIRTIGSACGPWMVVDGKKVLNFCTNNYLGLANHPRLKEAARAAVQIWGVGPAAVRSIAGTLELHRLLEERLAAFKGVEDALYVQSGFCANQAAIPSMVGKGDVIFTDRLNHASIIDGCRLSSARVVVYEHCDVEDCERAIKENLGEYRRALLITDGVFSMDGDIAPLDRLFELCERHGIITMVDDAHGEGVLGRGGRGIVDHFQLNGKFDLEIGTLSKAFGVMGGVIAGSSTVIEWIRQKARPFLFSSAVTAADTAACLAAVDLLEEGTELVERLWENTRYFKEGMRGAGFDIGASVTPITPVMIGDATLAQNFSRMLFDSDPGIFAMPIGYPTVPQGKARIRVMISASHSREDLDLGLDIFTRIGKSVGVIG; from the coding sequence ATGTCCGAGAAGTTCGAGTGGATCAATGAGGAAATGGAGGCCCTGAAACAGCAGGGGCTGAAGACGCATATCCGCACCATCGGTTCGGCCTGCGGCCCCTGGATGGTGGTCGACGGCAAGAAGGTGCTCAATTTCTGCACCAACAACTACCTGGGGCTCGCCAACCACCCGCGGCTCAAGGAGGCGGCCCGGGCCGCGGTACAGATCTGGGGAGTGGGGCCGGCGGCGGTCAGAAGCATCGCCGGGACCCTGGAGTTGCACCGGTTGCTGGAGGAGCGGCTGGCCGCCTTCAAGGGGGTCGAGGACGCCCTCTACGTCCAGTCCGGGTTTTGCGCCAACCAGGCGGCCATCCCCTCCATGGTGGGGAAGGGGGACGTCATCTTCACCGACCGGCTGAACCACGCCAGCATCATCGACGGCTGCAGGCTTTCCTCCGCCCGGGTCGTGGTGTACGAGCACTGCGACGTAGAGGATTGCGAACGTGCCATCAAGGAGAACCTGGGGGAGTACCGGCGGGCCCTTTTGATCACCGACGGGGTCTTTTCCATGGACGGCGACATAGCCCCCTTGGACCGGCTCTTCGAGCTCTGCGAGCGCCACGGCATCATCACCATGGTGGACGACGCCCACGGCGAGGGGGTCCTTGGGCGCGGCGGGCGCGGCATCGTGGACCACTTCCAGCTGAACGGGAAGTTCGACCTGGAGATAGGGACCCTCTCCAAGGCCTTCGGCGTCATGGGCGGGGTCATTGCCGGGAGCAGCACGGTCATCGAGTGGATCCGGCAGAAGGCGCGCCCTTTCCTCTTTTCGAGCGCGGTAACCGCCGCCGACACGGCGGCGTGCCTCGCTGCGGTCGACCTGTTGGAGGAGGGGACCGAGCTGGTAGAGCGGCTCTGGGAAAACACGCGCTACTTCAAGGAGGGGATGCGGGGAGCTGGGTTCGACATCGGCGCCAGCGTCACTCCAATCACGCCGGTGATGATCGGGGACGCGACGCTCGCCCAAAATTTTTCGCGCATGCTCTTCGATTCCGACCCCGGAATCTTCGCCATGCCGATCGGCTACCCGACCGTCCCGCAAGGGAAGGCGCGCATCAGGGTCATGATCAGCGCCTCCCACTCCCGTGAAGATCTCGACCTTGGGCTGGACATCTTCACCCGGATCGGGAAGTCCGTGGGGGTCATCGGCTGA
- the tdh gene encoding L-threonine 3-dehydrogenase, protein MQKTMQALVKKYPKPGLWLDEVPVPEVGINDVLIKVHKTAVCGTDLHIWDWNDWARKTIPVPMVVGHEFVGRVAAMGSNVADLNIGDIVSGEGHIVCGRCRNCLAGRRHLCKDTNGVGVNRAGAFAEYICIPVTNVWHADPTIPMEILGIFDPFGNATHTTLAFPILGEDVLITGAGPIGIMATAIARHAGARYIVVTDLNQYRLDLAKKMGATVALNVREGTLAQVRQQLGMKEGFDVGLEMSGNGDAFKEMLANMCHGGKIAMLGLPSGDLAVDWNQVIFNMLTIKGIYGREMYETWYLMQSLIKIGLDLTPVITHRMHYTEFEEAFRVMSTGNAGKVMLNWVEE, encoded by the coding sequence ATGCAGAAGACCATGCAGGCGCTGGTTAAAAAATACCCTAAGCCCGGGCTGTGGCTCGACGAAGTCCCGGTCCCGGAGGTAGGGATCAACGACGTGCTGATCAAGGTCCACAAGACCGCGGTCTGCGGCACCGATCTGCACATCTGGGACTGGAACGACTGGGCCCGTAAAACCATTCCGGTCCCCATGGTGGTAGGCCACGAATTCGTGGGGCGGGTGGCCGCCATGGGCAGCAACGTCGCCGACCTGAACATCGGGGACATCGTCTCCGGCGAGGGGCACATCGTCTGCGGCAGATGCCGCAACTGCCTGGCCGGCAGGCGCCACCTCTGCAAGGACACCAACGGGGTAGGGGTCAACCGCGCTGGCGCTTTCGCCGAGTACATCTGCATCCCGGTCACCAACGTCTGGCACGCCGACCCCACCATACCCATGGAAATCCTCGGGATCTTCGATCCCTTCGGCAACGCGACCCACACCACCCTGGCCTTTCCCATCCTGGGGGAGGACGTGCTCATCACCGGCGCCGGCCCCATCGGCATCATGGCGACGGCCATTGCCCGCCATGCCGGGGCGCGCTACATCGTGGTAACGGACCTGAACCAGTACCGTCTCGACTTGGCGAAGAAGATGGGGGCGACGGTGGCCCTCAACGTCAGGGAAGGGACCTTGGCACAGGTGCGGCAGCAGTTGGGGATGAAGGAGGGATTCGACGTGGGGCTGGAGATGTCCGGAAACGGCGACGCCTTCAAGGAGATGCTGGCCAACATGTGCCACGGCGGCAAGATCGCCATGCTGGGGCTTCCCTCGGGGGATCTCGCCGTCGATTGGAACCAGGTGATCTTCAACATGCTGACCATCAAAGGGATCTACGGCCGGGAGATGTACGAGACCTGGTACCTGATGCAGTCCCTGATCAAGATCGGGCTGGATCTCACGCCGGTCATCACGCACCGGATGCACTACACGGAGTTCGAAGAGGCGTTCCGGGTGATGAGCACCGGCAACGCCGGGAAGGTGATGCTCAACTGGGTCGAGGAGTGA